In Vibrio stylophorae, the genomic stretch TTGGTTTGCGCATCACCCGCCTACGCCAGTGAAGAGTACAGCGCCAGTTTTAAGGATACGGATATTCATGAATTCATTAATATCGTGGGCCGTAATCTGAAAAAAACCATCATTGTTGATCCCAGCGTCCGTGGACAAATTGATGTCCGCAGTTATGACTTGCTCAATGAAGAGCAGTATTACCGCTTCTTTTTGAACGTGCTTGAGGTTCATGGTTTTGCCGCCGTTGAGATGGATAACGGGGTGATCAAAATCGTCAAAGATAAAGACGCCAAAACCTCAGCGGTTCCTGTGGTCGATAGCCTCAAAGGCCAACCCAATGATGCCATTGTGACCCGTGTGATTGCGGTGCGTAATGTGTCGGTGCGCGAACTCTCTCCTTTGCTGCGCCAACTCAACGACAACGCTGGTGCTGGTAACGTGGTGCACTACGATCCTGCTAACGTCATTATGATCACTGGTCGCGCCGCTGTGGTGGCGCGTTTAGCCGATATTATTGAGCGCGTCGATCGCGCCGGTGACAAAGAGATCACTGTGGTTGAGCTGCGTAATGCCTCCGCCTCTGAGATGGTGCGGATTGTCGATGCGCTGAATAAATCCGATCAGGCGAAGAATGTCCCTAGTTTTTTGCAGCCAAAATTGGTTGCCGATGAGCGCACCAACTCCATTTTGGTTTCAGGCGATCCTGCAGTGCGCCAGCGCTTAGTGAAGTTGATTCGCCAACTGGATAAAGAGATGGCGACCTCGGGCAATCACCGCGTGATCTATTTGAAATATGCTAAAGCGGAAGATTTGGTCGATGTGCTTAAAGGCGTTTCCGATAACATCATCTCGGGTAAATCTGGTGGTGCCAAAGAAGCAGCGCCAATGACCAGCAAAGATTCTGTGACCATTGCCGCCCATCCAGATACCAATGCCTTGGTGATCACCGCGCCGCCCGATGTGATGCGCTCACTAGAAGATGTGATTAGTCAGCTCGATATTCGCCGCGCGCAAGTGTTGGTCGAGGCGATGATTGTCGAGATGACCGAAGGTGACGGCATTAGCCTGGGCGTGCAGTGGGGCTCGCTGGAAGACGGCGGGGTGATTCAGTTCGGCAATACGGGCTTGCCGGTGAGTGCCTATGCTGGTGCGCTGGAAGCATCCAAAGATAAGGTCACCGAAACTGTGACCACAGATCGCGATACTGGCGCGGTGACAGGCAAAGTGACCACCACCGAAGAGGGTGATTTAACCGCGCTAGCGACAGCCATGTCTGGGCTCAATGGTGGCTTTATGGGGCTGGTGATGGGCGATTGGACCATGCTGGTCAACGCCATTCAATCCGATGCCAACTCCAATATTCTGTCATCGCCAAGTATCACTGTGATGGATAACGATGAAGCTTCATTTATTGTTGGTGAAGAGGTGCCAGTGGTGACGGGCTCTACTTCAAGCTCCAACAATGATAATCCGTTCCAAACCGTGGAGCGTAAAGAGGTGGGCATCAAGCTTAAGGTCACCCCACAGATTAACGAAGGCGACTCAGTACAGCTGAAAATTGAGCAGGAAGTCTCTTCCGTGCTCAATGCCAGCGGCGCCGTGGATGTGCGCTTTGCCAAACGTCAGCTCAATACCACGGTTTTGGTCAAAGATGGCCAGATGCTCGTGCTCGGTGGTTTGATTGATGAGCAAGTGGTGGAAAGTGACGACAAAGTGCCAGTGCTGGGCGATATTCCGCTGTTGGGCACGCTGTTCTCCTCAAAGAGCAATCAAAAAACCAAACGAAATTTGATGGTGTTTATTAAGCCCACCATTATTCGCGATATCACCACTGCCGATGGCGTGACCCAGCGTAAATATAACTATATTCGCGCTGAGCAGCTGTATCGCCAGCAGGAAGGGATCTCCTTGATGCCAAATACCGAGACGCCATTGCTGCCTGAATATCATGAAGATATGCAAGCGCTACCAGAGCTTCGGGTGTTTGCTGAGCAAGCGAGAGCGAGCCAATGAGTGTGGTGATCGCGCCGAAACGTTTACCCTTTGCCTATGCCAAGCGCCACCAAGTGGCCTTGGTGTGTGCAGAAGAACAGTTGTGTCTGTTGTGCGTGTTGCCCCCCCCTTTGGCGGTGCTCACAGAGGTGCGCCGCATCGCGGGTGCACCCTTTGAATTACAAATGGTCTCAGGGGATATTTTCAGTAAAACCCTGACTGAGGTTTATCAGCGTGATTCTTCTGAAGCACGTCAGTTGATGGAAGATATCGGTGCCGATAGCGAAGATTTCTTCTCACTGGCTGAAGAGTTGCCGCAAACGGAAGATTTGCTGGAATCTGAAGATGACGCGCCGATCATCAAGTTGATTAACGCCATGCTGGGTGAGGCGATCAAAGAGGGCGCTTCAGATATTCATATCGAAACTTTTGAGCATAAGCTGGCCATTCGCTTTCGCGTCGATGGCGTGCTGCGCGAAGTGTTATCGCCCAATCGTAAACTTTCACCGCTGTTGATTTCCCGTATTAAAGTCATGGCGCGTCTTGATATCGCTGAGAAGCGCGTGCCGCAAGATGGCCGTATTTCTTTGCGAATCGGAGGTCGCGCGGTGGATGTGCGTGTTTCCACCATGCCATCGTCACATGGTGAGCGGGTGGTGCTGCGTTTGTTGGATAAAAACCAAACCCAGCTCGATCTCAGTAGCCTAGGGATGACGGAGTCGGTGCAGTATCGTTTTCGTCAACTATTGCAGCGTCCACATGGCATTTTGCTGGTGACAGGCCCGACAGGCTCGGGTAAATCCACCACCTTGTATGCTGGTCTCACTGAGATTAACAGCCCTGAGCGCAATATTCTCACCGTTGAAGATCCCATTGAATTTGATATTGATGGGATCGGCCAGACTCAGGTCAATACCAAGGTAGATATGACCTTTGCTCGCGGTTTGCGCGCGATTTTGCGTCAAGACCCTGATGTGGTGATGGTGGGTGAAATTCGTGACTTAGAAACGGCGCAAATTGCCGTGCAAGCCTCTTTGACCGGTCACACCGTTCTTTCAACCTTGCACACCAATACAGCAGTGGGTGCGGTGACCCGTATGCGTGATATGGGGATTGAACCTTTCTTGCTCTCTTCATCGCTCCTTGGCGTGCTCTCGCAGCGTTTGGTGCGCACCTTGTGTAAGTCATGCCGCACCCCCTATGAGGCGGATGAAGAGCAGCGTAAGCATTTTCGCGTTAACGATGATGAGCCGCTGATTTTGTATCACGCCAAGGGCTGTGAGCACTGCAATCAAAAGGGTTATCGTGGCCGAACCGGCATTCATGAATTGCTGGTGATCGATGAGCAGGTGCAACAGCTGATTCATGCTGAAGCAGGCGAGATTGCCATCGAAAAAGCGATTCGTAGCCATACCCCAAGTATTCAAGCTGATGGTTTATCTAAGGTGCGCAATGGCACCACCACCCTTGAAGAAGTACTACGTGTGACGCGGGAGGGATAATGGCCGCCTTTGAATATAAAGCGCTGGATCGCCGAGGCCGTCAGTGCAAAGGCACACTTGAAGCGGATACGGCGCGTGGTGTGCGTCAGCAACTGCGTGAACAGGGGATGATTCCGCTGGATGTGGTGCCCACAAGGCAAAAAGAGCAGCAAACCGCCGCGCGCAGTTTTTTTAAAACTTCAATCAAAACCGCAGATCTAGCGTTAATCACCCGCCAGTTGGCAACCTTGGTGCAAGCCGGTATGCCGCTGGAAGAGTGTTTACGTGCTGTCGCTGAGCAAGCGGAAAATCCACGCATTAAAAATATGATGCTGGGAGTGCGCTCTCGCGTGGTCGAGGGCTACACCTTGGCTGATGGCATGGCCGAATATGAGCATGTCTTTGATGAGCTATTTCGTGCCATGGTGGCTGCCGGTGAAAAATCGGGTCACCTTGATACGGTGCTTAATCGCCTTGCCGATTACACCGAAAACCGTCAGCGCATTCGCAGCAAAATGCAGCAAGCGATGATCTATCCGTCAATTTTAACGCTGGTGGCTATCTCTGTGGTGGCTTACCTATTGGCGGCTGTGGTGCCAGATATCGTCAATCAATTTGTGCAGATGGATCAGCCACTGCCTCAGGTAACCCATATCCTGCTGGCAATGAGTGATTTTGTGGTGCATTACGGCTTATACCTGTTGATCGCGATTATTGCCGCGATTACGCTCTTTCGTCTGCGTTTACGCGATGCCAAAGCGCGTCTGTCGTGGCATAAAAAATTGCTGCATTTTCCGGTGATTGGCAAGGTCAACCGTGGTCTGAATACCGCGCGTTTTGCGCGAACCCTATCGATTTGTTCATCTAGCGCGATTCCTCTGCTTGAGGGCATGAAAATCTCGGCGCAGGTGATGACCAATCAGCATGTGAAAGCGCAAGTGCTTGAGGCGGCCGATCGCGTGCGCGAAGGCACCAGCTTGCGTAGCGCATTGCAGCAAACCAAGCTGTTTCCACCGATGATGCTGCATATGATCGCCAGTGGCGAGCGCAGTGGTGAGTTAGAGCAGATGCTTGGCCGTGCGGCGGATAACCAAGACCGTGAATTTGAAAGTTTAGTGACCATGGCATTGGCAGTGTTTGAACCGCTGTTGATTGTCTCTATGGCGGGGGTGGTGATGTTTATCGTCATGGCCACCCTACTTCCGATTATCGAAATGAATACCCTCGTTGCGAAATAGCGAGTGGTTTAATAACAGGAGAAATTCGATGAAACAGCAACGTGGTTTTAGCTTGCTTGAAATTATGGTGGTGATCGTGATTTTAGGTGTGCTGGGCGCCGTGGTGGTTCCAAACTTGATGGGCAATAAAGATATTGCTGACCAGCAAAAAGCAAAAACGGATATCAGCACGCTCGAAACTCAGCTGAAAATGTACAAGTTGCAAAATGGCCGTTATCCAACCACAGACCAAGGTTTGGAAGCCTTGGTGACCAAGCCTGATAGCGATCCTGTGCCACGTAACTACCCAGATGGTGGTTACCTTGAGCGTTTGCCAAAAGACTCTTGGGGCAATGACTACCAATATATGTCACCGGGTGATAACGGTGATTACGATGTCTTTACTCTGGGTGCTGACGGTCAAGAAGGTGGCGAAGGCATCAATGCAGATATTGGCAACTGGAATTTGGGAGACTTCCAGTAATGTCATTGCGTCGCGCTCGTGGTTTTACCCTGCTTGAAATCCTACTTGTGATGGTGATTTTGGGGATGAGCGCGATGTTTGTCACTATTGCGGTGCCCAACCAAAACGCCAAAGCAGAGCAAACTGAAGCGCTTCGTCTTGGCATGTTGGTTGAGATCCTGAGCGATGATGCGATTCGTCGCGGTGAAGACTACGGCATCTATTTTGATCAAAGCGCACAACCTATGAGCTATCGCTTTCTCATCCTTACGGCTGATGGTTGGCAGCCCTTAGAGCATCGCCTTGCTGAGAAGGTGACCATGGAAAAGGGGATGGCGATGTCGGTGACTGTGGATGGTTTTGCTTGGCAGCAAAAAGACAGCTTATTTGAAGGTGATGATAGTCTGTTTGAGCCCAGCCGTTTTGAGCAAGATGAGGATAAAATTGAGCCACCGCAGGTGCTGATTTTATCCAGCGGTGAGGTCACGCCTTTTGAAGCCGATTGGCTTGAACAGGGCAAAGAGGAATCTCAGCGTTGGTTTTTACGGGTGAACGAGTTGGGGAAAGGTGACTGCTGGCAAGGGGCTGAGCATGCGCCGCAGTGATTTATCCTATGTCTCAGCTGATTTACCAAGGCATGCAAAGCATCTCAATTGCCATTCCTTTGCTGTGAATCGCGGCTTTACTTTGCTTGAGGTGATGGTGGCATTGGCGATTTTTGCGCTCAGCAGTATGGCACTTTTGCAAAGTATGAGTCAGCACAGCAGCACCTTAATCCATCTGCAGCAAAATCTATTTGCCAACTGGGTCGCGGAAAATCAGCAGGTAAAAGTGGCCCTAGAGGGCGTGCCATCCTCAACCAAACAAGGTAAATCCGAGATGGCCGGACAAACCTTTTATTGGAAAATTCAACCGCAAAAGACCAGCGAGGGTAGCCTTGTGGCGGTGGACGTTGCCGTCTCCACAGAGGCTAATTTTGCCAGTCAACTGCTACAAATTCGTAGCTATCGAGCCAAGCCATGATAGCGTCGCACATTCGTTCACGGGGCTTCACTTTGCTTGAAGTGCTGGTGGTCTTGGTGATTTTTGTCGCCTTGAGCTTGAGCGCTAACCGCATTTTAGTAGGCGCGCAGCAAACCGAAATTATGACTGAGCAGGCGGGCGAGCGTTTAAAACAGATGCAGCGCGCTATGTTATTAATTGAAAACGATATACGGCAGATGGCACTGCGACCGCATCGCCTCGGAACGGGTGATGGTGCTCGGGTGCTCTATCACGGTAATCGCTGGCTTGAGTCGGATGATCAAGGGTTGAGCTTTGTTCGTGGCGGCGTGCTCAATCCGGCGTGGGCGTTTTCTCGCGGTGAAGTCGCGCGTGTGGGCTATCGCTTACAAGATGAAAAATTAGAACGTATGCGTTGGCACTATGCCGATGTTGACACTAGCAATGAGCCTAGCATGCAAGTGCTACTTGAAGGGGTCGAAAAGCTGCAGTTTCAGTTTTATGACAAGGGCCAGTGGCGCAACGACTGGCAAGATGCACAAGCATTACCGCAAGCACTGCG encodes the following:
- the gspD gene encoding type II secretion system secretin GspD, translated to MKKWKSLSSWMLASALVCASPAYASEEYSASFKDTDIHEFINIVGRNLKKTIIVDPSVRGQIDVRSYDLLNEEQYYRFFLNVLEVHGFAAVEMDNGVIKIVKDKDAKTSAVPVVDSLKGQPNDAIVTRVIAVRNVSVRELSPLLRQLNDNAGAGNVVHYDPANVIMITGRAAVVARLADIIERVDRAGDKEITVVELRNASASEMVRIVDALNKSDQAKNVPSFLQPKLVADERTNSILVSGDPAVRQRLVKLIRQLDKEMATSGNHRVIYLKYAKAEDLVDVLKGVSDNIISGKSGGAKEAAPMTSKDSVTIAAHPDTNALVITAPPDVMRSLEDVISQLDIRRAQVLVEAMIVEMTEGDGISLGVQWGSLEDGGVIQFGNTGLPVSAYAGALEASKDKVTETVTTDRDTGAVTGKVTTTEEGDLTALATAMSGLNGGFMGLVMGDWTMLVNAIQSDANSNILSSPSITVMDNDEASFIVGEEVPVVTGSTSSSNNDNPFQTVERKEVGIKLKVTPQINEGDSVQLKIEQEVSSVLNASGAVDVRFAKRQLNTTVLVKDGQMLVLGGLIDEQVVESDDKVPVLGDIPLLGTLFSSKSNQKTKRNLMVFIKPTIIRDITTADGVTQRKYNYIRAEQLYRQQEGISLMPNTETPLLPEYHEDMQALPELRVFAEQARASQ
- the gspE gene encoding type II secretion system ATPase GspE, with amino-acid sequence MSVVIAPKRLPFAYAKRHQVALVCAEEQLCLLCVLPPPLAVLTEVRRIAGAPFELQMVSGDIFSKTLTEVYQRDSSEARQLMEDIGADSEDFFSLAEELPQTEDLLESEDDAPIIKLINAMLGEAIKEGASDIHIETFEHKLAIRFRVDGVLREVLSPNRKLSPLLISRIKVMARLDIAEKRVPQDGRISLRIGGRAVDVRVSTMPSSHGERVVLRLLDKNQTQLDLSSLGMTESVQYRFRQLLQRPHGILLVTGPTGSGKSTTLYAGLTEINSPERNILTVEDPIEFDIDGIGQTQVNTKVDMTFARGLRAILRQDPDVVMVGEIRDLETAQIAVQASLTGHTVLSTLHTNTAVGAVTRMRDMGIEPFLLSSSLLGVLSQRLVRTLCKSCRTPYEADEEQRKHFRVNDDEPLILYHAKGCEHCNQKGYRGRTGIHELLVIDEQVQQLIHAEAGEIAIEKAIRSHTPSIQADGLSKVRNGTTTLEEVLRVTREG
- the gspF gene encoding type II secretion system inner membrane protein GspF, producing MAAFEYKALDRRGRQCKGTLEADTARGVRQQLREQGMIPLDVVPTRQKEQQTAARSFFKTSIKTADLALITRQLATLVQAGMPLEECLRAVAEQAENPRIKNMMLGVRSRVVEGYTLADGMAEYEHVFDELFRAMVAAGEKSGHLDTVLNRLADYTENRQRIRSKMQQAMIYPSILTLVAISVVAYLLAAVVPDIVNQFVQMDQPLPQVTHILLAMSDFVVHYGLYLLIAIIAAITLFRLRLRDAKARLSWHKKLLHFPVIGKVNRGLNTARFARTLSICSSSAIPLLEGMKISAQVMTNQHVKAQVLEAADRVREGTSLRSALQQTKLFPPMMLHMIASGERSGELEQMLGRAADNQDREFESLVTMALAVFEPLLIVSMAGVVMFIVMATLLPIIEMNTLVAK
- the gspG gene encoding type II secretion system major pseudopilin GspG, which encodes MKQQRGFSLLEIMVVIVILGVLGAVVVPNLMGNKDIADQQKAKTDISTLETQLKMYKLQNGRYPTTDQGLEALVTKPDSDPVPRNYPDGGYLERLPKDSWGNDYQYMSPGDNGDYDVFTLGADGQEGGEGINADIGNWNLGDFQ
- the gspH gene encoding type II secretion system minor pseudopilin GspH, which encodes MSLRRARGFTLLEILLVMVILGMSAMFVTIAVPNQNAKAEQTEALRLGMLVEILSDDAIRRGEDYGIYFDQSAQPMSYRFLILTADGWQPLEHRLAEKVTMEKGMAMSVTVDGFAWQQKDSLFEGDDSLFEPSRFEQDEDKIEPPQVLILSSGEVTPFEADWLEQGKEESQRWFLRVNELGKGDCWQGAEHAPQ
- the gspI gene encoding type II secretion system minor pseudopilin GspI, whose protein sequence is MRRSDLSYVSADLPRHAKHLNCHSFAVNRGFTLLEVMVALAIFALSSMALLQSMSQHSSTLIHLQQNLFANWVAENQQVKVALEGVPSSTKQGKSEMAGQTFYWKIQPQKTSEGSLVAVDVAVSTEANFASQLLQIRSYRAKP
- the gspJ gene encoding type II secretion system minor pseudopilin GspJ, coding for MIASHIRSRGFTLLEVLVVLVIFVALSLSANRILVGAQQTEIMTEQAGERLKQMQRAMLLIENDIRQMALRPHRLGTGDGARVLYHGNRWLESDDQGLSFVRGGVLNPAWAFSRGEVARVGYRLQDEKLERMRWHYADVDTSNEPSMQVLLEGVEKLQFQFYDKGQWRNDWQDAQALPQALRIKLVLQDYGKIERDFLLTGASLMTDEAPSDV